The following is a genomic window from Inquilinus sp. Marseille-Q2685.
GGGCTGGAGGAGGTGCTGCGGCGCCGGATCGACGGGCTGGCCCGCCAGCGCCCGGTCCGCGCCGCCGCGACCGGGGGCGGACAAGGCCGGAGCCGCGGGGCTCGGCCGCATCTCCGGCTGGTGAAGTAGCGGCCCGGCGTCAACGAGAGAGGATGATCATGAGGAACGGCAAACAGCGCACCGCCATCGTCGCCGGGGGTGCCGGCTTCATCGGATCCCATCTCTGCGACGCCCTGCTCGCGGATGGATTTCGGGTCCTCTGCCTCGACAATTTACGCACCGGCCGGCGGGACAATCTGCGGCACCTGGCGCGCGACCCGCGCTTCGACCTGGTCGAAGCCGACGTGATCGCGCCGACGCCCGCCTCACTGGCCCGGGGATCGGTCGATCTGGTCTTCAACCTCGCCTGCGCCGCCTCGCCGCCGCAGTACCAGTCCGACCCCGAGCATACGATGCTGACCAGCGTGCTGGGCACCCGCAACCTGCTGGCCCTGGCCGAGCGCAAGGGGGCGCGCTTCCTGCTGGCCTCGACCAGCGAGGTCTATGGCGACCCGGAGGTGCATCCGCAGGCCGAGAGCTATTGGGGCCATGTCAACCCGACCGGTCCGCGCGCCTGCTACGACGAGGGCAAGCGCGCGGCGGAGACGCTGACCTTCGACTTCGCGCGCACCGGCCGGGCCGAGGTGCGGGTGGCGCGGATCTTCAACACCTACGGTCCGCGGATGCGGGCCGATGACGGGCGGGTGGTGTCGAACGTCATCACCCAGGCGCTGGCGGGCGACGACGTCACCGTCTACGGCACCGGCGAGCAGACGCGCTCCTTCTGCTATGTCGACGACCTGGTCGACGGGCTGGTGCGGCTGATGGCGTGCCGCGCCTCGCCTGGCGGTCCCGTCAACCTGGGCAATCCGGCGGAGCTGACGGTGCGCCAGCTGGTGACGCACGTCCTGGCGCTGACCGGATCGCGCTCCCGCATCGTGCGGAAGCCCCTGCCGGTGGACGACCCGCAGCGGCGCCGGCCGGACATCGCGCGGGCGAAGGCGCTGCTCGGCTGGGCGCCGCGGATCGCGCTGGAACAGGGTCTGCGCCGGACCATCGCCTATTTCGCCGAGGCGGCGACGCCGCGTCATGCCCCGGCGGTCGGCTTCGGAGCCCTCCGGAAGGGCACCGGGCTGCCGGCCAAGGCGGAAGCCGTCACGCCCTGACGCCGGCATGGGGCTCGAGGCTGCGGCGATAATCCGACGGCGTTGAGCCGGTGTGGCGCCGGAACGCGGCGGTGAAGGCTGAAGGAGTCTGGTAGCCCACCGCCAGCGCGATGTCCGTGATGCGGATCCGGGGATCCCGCAACAGCTGCCGAGCCTGCTCCACACGCAGCCCGGTCAGCCATTCATGCGGCGTGCGCCCCGTGGCATGGCGGAAGGCCGTGCAGAAATGCGACCGGCTCAGGGACGTCAGTGCGGCGAGCTCGTCGAGGCCGATGGCCTGGTCCAGACGGTCGGCCATGTAATCGGTGACTCGCCGGACCTGCCAATGCGGCAGCCCTCGCCGCGGCAGCGCTGCCGGCGCCTGGCCGAGGGTGGAATGGGTCCGCAACAGATGCGTGCACAGCAGGTCGAGCCCCTGTTCGACGAACAGGCGGCGGGACGGGTCGGGATGGGTCGCCTCGCGGCTGAGCGCGCGCAGGATGTGCGCGCCGACCGGATCCGCTTCGCCGAGGCGGGGCGCCAGTTCCACCCGGCGGCCGCGGGTGAGGGGTTCGGCGAACCCCTGGAGGCGGGCATCGCTCAGCATCGCATAGGACAGGGGCGACGCGACATCGATGTCCCAATCCCCGTCCCAGCCGGCCGGCACGATCGTGATGGTCCCCGGGCGCCCGACGCCGGCCAGGCGCATCCGCCCGCGCCGCCAGACCCGGGGCGACGGCGGGCCGTAATAGGTGCCGATCGTATGCGCCGGCAGCCCCGGCATCGGCTCGTGCATCTCCAGATGCAGCCAGCGGGTGGTGATCAGCGTCTCGCGCTCGGGGATTTCCGCGACGGTCGGCAGCGGCCCGGCGATCACCCCGGCGCAGAGCTCGAACGCGGTGCGAGGGGCGAACGCCGTCGGCTGCGGGTCCCCGGCCTGATCGGCGCCCTTTGAATTTCCAGCGCTCTGGCGGGGCCGGGCCAATCGAGGCGACCTTGGCTGGATGTGGCGAGGTCTCAAATGTCGCCGAAAGCCGCGTCCGGCGCCAGTCCCGACCTGCACCTCCTGCGAGCCGGAACGGGTCCGGCCACGCCGTTGCCCGCTGCGGGCGAGCGGTCTCATGCCGTCGCAATCTTGCGACAAACACCGAAATCCGCGAACGGCGGCAAGGACGGCATTCTCGTAATGAAGTCCTTTCCCGCCTCGGCAGGCCGGCGTCGATTCCCTCGACTGGCCGGACGCTGGGCTCGTCCGAAAGGAGCCCTGGATGCCCTATGCGCTCAACGTCAATGGCAAATCCCATTCGGTCGATGTGGATGGAGACATTCCGCTGCTGTGGGTGCTGCGGGACGTCATCGGGCTGACCGGGACCAAGTTCGGCTGCGGCATCGCCATGTGCGGCGCCTGCACGGTCCATCTGGACGGGCAGGCAGTGCGGTCCTGCGTCACCTCCGTCGCGGACGCCGCGTCCTCCGCGATCACCACCATCGAGGCGGTCGGCGACACCGAGACGGGCGCCCGCATCCAGCGGGCCTGGCTCGCCGAGGAGGTCGTCCAGTGCGGCTACTGCCAGTCCGGCCAGATCATGTCGGCGACGGCCCTGCTCGCGATCAACCCGTCGCCGACCGACGCGGACATCGATGCCGTGATGGCCGGCAACATCTGCCGCTGCGGCACCTATCCGCGCATCCGCGCGGCGATCAAGCGCGCCGCCGGCCTGGCGCTGACCGAGGAGGGCCGCTGACATGGGCGTTTTCGCCGCCACCGTGTCCGGCCAGCTCTCGCGCCGGTCCTTCCTGATCTCCGCGGCCCTGGCGGGCGGCAGCCTCGTCATCGGGCCGCGCTTCGCTGCGGCTGCCGAGCCGTTCATCCCCAACCCGTTCATCCGGATTCCGCAGGCGGGCCCGATCGAGCTGGTGATCCCTTCCGCCGAGATGGGCCAGGGCGTCTACACCGGCATCGCCACGCTGATCGCCGAGGAGCTGGAAGTCGCGCTGGAGCAGATCCGGGTCGTCCCGGCGCCCGCCGATCCCTCGCGCTATGCGCATCCCATGCTCGGCGACCAGGTCACCGGCGGCTCGGTCACCATCCGCGGCTTCTGGGAGCCGATGCGCCGGGCCGGCGCCGCGGCCCGCACGATGCTGGTCGCCGCCGCCGCGCGGGACTGGGGCGTCCCCGCCTCGGCCTGCCGGGCCGAGGCCGGCGAGGTGGTCCATCCCGAAAGCGGCCGCCGCATCGCCTATGGCGCGCTCGCCGCCAAGGCCGCGCAGGAGCCGGTGCCGCAGCAGGTCGCGCTGAAGCCGGCAGCGGAGTACAGGCTGATCGGCAAGCCGTCGCCGCGCCTCGACACCCCGGACAAGGTGAACGGCGGGGCCCTGTTCGGCCTCGACGCCCATCCGCCCGGCGTCCGCTTCGCGGCGCTGGCCATCTGCCCCACCTTCGGCGGAACGCTGAAGGCGGTGGAGGACGGCGACGCGTTGCGGGTCAGGGGCGTGCGCCAGGTGGTCCGGCTGAGCGATGCGGTCGCCGTCGTGGCCGACAACACGGGGGCCGCCCGCAAGGGGCTCGCCGCGCTGCGCATCACCTGGGATCCGGGGGCGAATGGCGGGCTGACGACGGCCGAGCTCGAACGCCGCATCGATGGCGCCATGACCAGCGGCGCAGCCCT
Proteins encoded in this region:
- a CDS encoding UDP-glucuronic acid decarboxylase family protein is translated as MRNGKQRTAIVAGGAGFIGSHLCDALLADGFRVLCLDNLRTGRRDNLRHLARDPRFDLVEADVIAPTPASLARGSVDLVFNLACAASPPQYQSDPEHTMLTSVLGTRNLLALAERKGARFLLASTSEVYGDPEVHPQAESYWGHVNPTGPRACYDEGKRAAETLTFDFARTGRAEVRVARIFNTYGPRMRADDGRVVSNVITQALAGDDVTVYGTGEQTRSFCYVDDLVDGLVRLMACRASPGGPVNLGNPAELTVRQLVTHVLALTGSRSRIVRKPLPVDDPQRRRPDIARAKALLGWAPRIALEQGLRRTIAYFAEAATPRHAPAVGFGALRKGTGLPAKAEAVTP
- a CDS encoding helix-turn-helix domain-containing protein — encoded protein: MRPLARSGQRRGRTRSGSQEVQVGTGAGRGFRRHLRPRHIQPRSPRLARPRQSAGNSKGADQAGDPQPTAFAPRTAFELCAGVIAGPLPTVAEIPERETLITTRWLHLEMHEPMPGLPAHTIGTYYGPPSPRVWRRGRMRLAGVGRPGTITIVPAGWDGDWDIDVASPLSYAMLSDARLQGFAEPLTRGRRVELAPRLGEADPVGAHILRALSREATHPDPSRRLFVEQGLDLLCTHLLRTHSTLGQAPAALPRRGLPHWQVRRVTDYMADRLDQAIGLDELAALTSLSRSHFCTAFRHATGRTPHEWLTGLRVEQARQLLRDPRIRITDIALAVGYQTPSAFTAAFRRHTGSTPSDYRRSLEPHAGVRA
- a CDS encoding (2Fe-2S)-binding protein; protein product: MPYALNVNGKSHSVDVDGDIPLLWVLRDVIGLTGTKFGCGIAMCGACTVHLDGQAVRSCVTSVADAASSAITTIEAVGDTETGARIQRAWLAEEVVQCGYCQSGQIMSATALLAINPSPTDADIDAVMAGNICRCGTYPRIRAAIKRAAGLALTEEGR